GGCGTTCAGCCTCCGCCTCTGGGAAATAGTCATCCCACAGGTCCAGGAAAAAGTCAGCGCTCATGGTGTGGTCCTGTTTTTCCCGCAGGGTTTGCACCATACTCACCAGCACCGGCACATGCTGCAACACCTGCTGGCGGAACAAATCCTTACTGCGCAGGATGGTGGTGGTAGCAAAGTCCCGTCCGACCGGCGTCAGGCGCACATCCCCCTGGGAGACCTCCGCAAAACCCAGCATCTGCGCCGCATCCAGAATCGGCAACAGGTCATCCACCGACATCTGCAACCGCTCCGCCAACAGGGGCAAATCCACCTGACCCTCCGGCTGTTCCACGATCAACTCCAGCAACCCGCTGATACCCCCCACCCGCACATGGGGTAACGGTTGCGCAAAAGGCGACGTCGGTTTCGTCGATGCCGCCGGACTGATGACCTCAATATCCGGGTTGGTCATGGCGGTGTAGATATAGTCCACCAAGGCCTTATAACGGGGCGACAGGGTATCGTGGGGCCGGGGCAGGTCAATCACCACCTCCCCGCGAATCCGGCCCGGATTGGCCCCCAGCAGGATCACCCGGTCCGCCAAGTACACCGCCTCCTCAATATTGTGCGTCACGATGAGAATACTCTTAGACGGAAACATCCCCGCCTGCCACAGGTCATCAATTTCCCCCCGCAGGTTTTCTGCCGTCAACACATCCAGGGCGCTAAACGGCTCATCCATAAACAGCACCTGCGGCTCCAGGGCAAAGGCGCGGGCAAACCCCACCCGTTGTTTCATCCCCCCCGACAGCTCCCGGGGATAGGCACTCTCGAACCCATCCAGCCCCACCAGGTCAATAGCCTTCAGCGCCCGTTGTCGCCGTTCCTCCCGGGGCATCCCCCGTGCCACCAGCCCCAGCTCCACATTCTCCAGCACCGTCAACCAGGGCAGCAGGGCAAAACTCTGGAACACCATGGCCACCTGTCGGTTCGGTCCCCGCAGGATTTGGCCATTGCTCCAGACCCGTCCTTCCGTCGGGGGAATCAGCCCCGCCATGATCCGCAACAACGTACTTTTGCCACTGCCGCTGCGCCCGAGTAACGCCACCACTTCCCCTGCTCGGATTTCCAGGTTAATGTCCTTGAGCACCCAAAAGTGCCCCTTGCGCTCCGGCAGTGGGAAACTTTTTGCCACCTGCTCTACCCGAATCAGCGCCGTCATGGCCCACCTCACAAGTGATATTTGCTCTCCGCCAGGGCGTACAACCGCCGCCAAACCAGTCGGTTCAACCCCACCACAAACAAACTCATCATGCCGATGCCCAGGGTAATCCGTGCCCAATCCCCCTGGATGGTTGCTTCGGTGATATAGGCCCCCAATCCCGGCGCCCGCAGCGTCTGGTCTCCCCAGCGCACCACCTCCGCAACGATACTGGCGTTCCAGGCCCCACCACTGGCCGTCACCCCCCCCGTCACCCAAGCCGAAAAAATCCCCGGAATGATCAACTTGTGCCACTTGCGCCAGCCCGTCAGTCCCACATCCGCGCACATCTCCCGCAGGTCCGTCGGGATACTCTGCGCCCCCGCAATCGAATTAAACAGGATGTACCACTGGGACCCCAGGGCCATCAGCAAAATACTCCCCCAACCCAGGGGAATCCCCGTGCGGATAAAAAACAGCGTAGCAAAGGGGAAGATGAAATTAGCCGGGAACGCCGCCAGAAACTGCACCACCGGTTGCAACAACCGGGCTAGCCGAGGTTGAAACCCAATCGCTACCCCCACCGGCGTCCAAATCAGCGTGGCTACCACCAGCAGCACTACCACCCGCCCCAGGGTTATCAAGCCCAGCTCAAACGCCTCGACCACCTCCCCCACCCCCACCGTCCGCACCACAAAATGCACCCCCCACGCCAGCAACAGTCCAGTTAACAGCAATAGCACCGCGTTATACAGCCGGTCTTTGGGCGTTTCGGTTTCCGGATACAGCGGCGGCAGGGGCAACAGGGCCGTCACCCGGCACAGGAGCAAATTCATCCGGTCGCCGACTGGCGCCAGGGTCTGTCCCAGCAAGCGGGGCAACCGGGCCGTTTGGATCAAGTCATACACCCAGGACTCCGGTGCCTCGGCTGCCGCACTCTGCTCCATGCGAAACTTATCCGCCCAGGCAATCAGGGGTCGCCAGAACAACTGATCCACCAGCACAATCACCGCAGCAATCGTCACCACCGCCCACCCCATCGCCCCCAAATCCTGAGCCGCAATCGCCGCCGCCACATAGGACCCCAGCCCCGGCAGGGTGTACTCCTGGTTGAGCACACTGATGGCCTCGCTTTCGGTGACAAAAAACCACCCCCCCCCAAAACTCATCATCGCGTTCCAGACCAAGCCCAGCATGGCCGACGGCACCTCCAATTGCACAAACCGTTGCCAGCGGGACAACCCGTACAGTGTCGCTGCCTCCTGCAACTCCTGGGGAATCGTGCGCAGGGAATGGTAGAAAGAAAACGTCATATTCCAGACCTGGCCGGTGAAGATGGCAAACACCGACGCCGCCTCCAGCCCCAGCAAACTGCCCGGAAACAGGGCAATAAACGCCGTTACGGTAATCGCCAAAAACCCCAGCACCGGCACCGACTGCAACACATCCAGCAACGGGATCATCACCCGTTCCGCCCGGCGACTGTGGGCCGCGATATAGCCATAGATAAACGTAAAAACGGTTGAGAAAAACAGGGCCACGAACATGCGCAGCGTCGAGCGGGCGGCGTAATAGGGCAGATTACGGGGGTCCAAGTCCACCGTCGGCACCTGCACCGGCGGGTGAAACGCCTCCAGCGCCCCCAAACCCACCCGTGCAATCCCGGCCAGGAGCACCAGCGTTCCTAGAATGACCACCCCATCCGCCAGGCTAAAGGGCATCCGGCGCAGGACCTCGGGACTTGGGTATGTGCGGGCCATGACTTTGCCACCTTTGGGCCAATCCCCTTCTACCATACCATTGGGATTCACCCACCGAGTAACTGCCCAGCCCAGGATTGCAGCCGTATCCCGAGGAGCATGACTCAAATTTTCCGCCCGACTACCGGCAATTTGGGGGCGCCCCACCGCCTGTTATTATCGAGCTAAGGGTTCCTTCACCGTCAGGAAACCAACATCTCTAGAACAACTTTTAGCCCTGCTGGAGACCGAACCGGCCAGCGAATTCATCAACGGACAATTGATGCCAAAACCTCTGCCCCAGGGGGATTATTACAAAGCTGGTTAGTTGCCATCATGAACCAAGTGGCCCAACCAAGCCGAATTGCCCTGGCCTTCCCAGAACTACGTTGCCTCTTCGGTGGGGATGTTTTTGTTCCCAACATCGCTGTTTTTCGTTGGGAACGCATCCCGCATCTGCCGTTCAGGCAAACTGCCAACCCCTTTGATT
This genomic window from Gloeomargarita sp. SRBZ-1_bins_9 contains:
- a CDS encoding nitrate/sulfonate/bicarbonate ABC transporter ATP-binding protein, translating into MTALIRVEQVAKSFPLPERKGHFWVLKDINLEIRAGEVVALLGRSGSGKSTLLRIMAGLIPPTEGRVWSNGQILRGPNRQVAMVFQSFALLPWLTVLENVELGLVARGMPREERRQRALKAIDLVGLDGFESAYPRELSGGMKQRVGFARAFALEPQVLFMDEPFSALDVLTAENLRGEIDDLWQAGMFPSKSILIVTHNIEEAVYLADRVILLGANPGRIRGEVVIDLPRPHDTLSPRYKALVDYIYTAMTNPDIEVISPAASTKPTSPFAQPLPHVRVGGISGLLELIVEQPEGQVDLPLLAERLQMSVDDLLPILDAAQMLGFAEVSQGDVRLTPVGRDFATTTILRSKDLFRQQVLQHVPVLVSMVQTLREKQDHTMSADFFLDLWDDYFPEAEAERQLATAIDWGRYAELFEYDADENRLYLSEPAAPLPEVA
- a CDS encoding ABC transporter permease subunit, encoding MARTYPSPEVLRRMPFSLADGVVILGTLVLLAGIARVGLGALEAFHPPVQVPTVDLDPRNLPYYAARSTLRMFVALFFSTVFTFIYGYIAAHSRRAERVMIPLLDVLQSVPVLGFLAITVTAFIALFPGSLLGLEAASVFAIFTGQVWNMTFSFYHSLRTIPQELQEAATLYGLSRWQRFVQLEVPSAMLGLVWNAMMSFGGGWFFVTESEAISVLNQEYTLPGLGSYVAAAIAAQDLGAMGWAVVTIAAVIVLVDQLFWRPLIAWADKFRMEQSAAAEAPESWVYDLIQTARLPRLLGQTLAPVGDRMNLLLCRVTALLPLPPLYPETETPKDRLYNAVLLLLTGLLLAWGVHFVVRTVGVGEVVEAFELGLITLGRVVVLLVVATLIWTPVGVAIGFQPRLARLLQPVVQFLAAFPANFIFPFATLFFIRTGIPLGWGSILLMALGSQWYILFNSIAGAQSIPTDLREMCADVGLTGWRKWHKLIIPGIFSAWVTGGVTASGGAWNASIVAEVVRWGDQTLRAPGLGAYITEATIQGDWARITLGIGMMSLFVVGLNRLVWRRLYALAESKYHL